From a single Kitasatospora sp. NBC_00458 genomic region:
- a CDS encoding nucleotide pyrophosphohydrolase, with protein sequence MNERETESAAPTLDGLRQRLVEFAAARRWEPFHTPKNLASALTVEAGELLEIFQWLTPEQASAVMTDPDRAHRVRDEVADVLAYLLQFCTAVGVDPLTALAAKIERNELRFPAPGAAVEEGDVNPGSGS encoded by the coding sequence ATGAACGAACGAGAGACGGAGTCCGCGGCCCCGACCCTGGACGGGCTGCGGCAGCGGCTGGTGGAGTTCGCCGCGGCGCGCCGCTGGGAGCCCTTCCACACCCCCAAGAACCTGGCGTCGGCGCTGACCGTGGAGGCCGGTGAGCTGCTGGAGATCTTCCAGTGGCTCACCCCCGAGCAGGCGTCGGCGGTGATGACCGACCCGGACCGCGCGCACCGGGTGCGGGACGAGGTGGCCGACGTGCTCGCCTACCTGCTCCAGTTCTGCACCGCCGTCGGGGTCGACCCGCTGACCGCGCTGGCCGCCAAGATCGAGCGGAACGAGCTGCGCTTCCCGGCACCCGGAGCCGCGGTGGAGGAGGGTGACGTCAACCCCGGGAGCGGCTCCTAG
- the dapD gene encoding 2,3,4,5-tetrahydropyridine-2,6-dicarboxylate N-succinyltransferase, translated as MTADSTTPVSGAVAVGLATIAADGTILDTWYPAPALADRPGPAGTALLTAEQAEAELGAGAAEALRADARRGVDVVAVRTTIASLDEKPIDAHDAYLRLHLLSHRLVKPHGQNLDGIFGLLANVAWTSIGPVPVEKVEQARLAVRAQGGQLAVYGIDKFPRMTDYVAPSGVRIAHADRVRLGAHLAVGTTVMHEGFVNFNAGTLGTSMVEGRISAGVVVGDHSDIGGGASIMGTLSGGGKQVVSVGERCLLGANAGIGISLGSDCVVEAGLYVTAGTRVTTPDGTVAKAVELSGQDNLLFRRNSQTGAVEVIARSGSWGGLNADLHAHN; from the coding sequence GTGACTGCAGATTCCACCACCCCCGTGAGCGGCGCCGTCGCCGTCGGCCTGGCGACCATCGCCGCCGACGGCACCATCCTCGACACCTGGTACCCGGCCCCCGCGCTGGCCGACCGGCCCGGCCCGGCCGGGACCGCCCTCCTGACCGCCGAACAGGCCGAGGCCGAGCTGGGCGCCGGTGCCGCCGAGGCGCTGCGCGCCGATGCGCGCCGCGGCGTCGACGTGGTCGCCGTGCGCACCACCATCGCCTCGCTGGACGAGAAGCCGATCGACGCGCACGACGCCTACCTCCGCCTGCACCTGCTCAGCCACCGCCTGGTCAAGCCGCACGGCCAGAACCTCGACGGCATCTTCGGGCTGCTCGCCAACGTGGCGTGGACCAGCATCGGCCCGGTGCCGGTGGAGAAGGTCGAGCAGGCCCGGCTGGCGGTGCGCGCCCAGGGCGGCCAGCTCGCCGTGTACGGGATCGACAAGTTCCCGCGGATGACCGACTACGTCGCGCCGTCCGGCGTGCGCATCGCCCACGCGGACCGTGTCCGGCTCGGCGCGCACCTGGCCGTGGGCACCACCGTGATGCACGAGGGCTTCGTCAACTTCAACGCCGGCACGCTGGGCACCTCCATGGTCGAGGGCCGGATCAGCGCGGGCGTCGTGGTCGGCGACCACAGCGACATCGGCGGCGGCGCCTCGATCATGGGCACCCTGTCGGGCGGCGGCAAGCAGGTCGTCTCGGTCGGCGAGCGCTGCCTGCTCGGCGCCAACGCGGGCATCGGCATCTCGCTCGGCAGCGACTGCGTGGTCGAGGCCGGTCTCTACGTCACCGCCGGCACCCGGGTGACCACCCCGGACGGCACCGTGGCCAAGGCCGTCGAGCTGTCCGGCCAGGACAACCTGCTCTTCCGCCGCAACTCCCAGACCGGTGCGGTCGAGGTCATCGCCCGTTCCGGTTCCTGGGGCGGCCTCAACGCCGACCTCCACGCCCACAACTGA
- a CDS encoding polynucleotide kinase-phosphatase, with protein MTDGETDPGTRTPPPARTPAPTPVPAAAAKAADTAVTVPEASLVVLIGTSGAGKSTFARRHFRPTEVVSSDTCRALVADDENDQSASADAFDVLHYIVGKRLAAGRLTVVDATNVRAEARKRLVAIAREHDVRPVAIVLDVPPGVCAERTRLRQDRDLPAQVIPRQHRELRASLAGLEKEGFRRVHVLRGADEVTAAEVVLEKRRTDLRDRPGPFDLVGDVHGCRAELESLLSRLGYRIVRDGAGRPVDAVPPDGRTAVFVGDLVDRGPDTPGVLRLVMGMVEAGHALCVSGNHEQKLARALDGERVNPSHGLRESLEQLESEPAGFRAGVREFIRGLTDHYLLDGGALVVCHAGLPERYHGRSSGRVRSHALYGETTGETDEYGLPVRHPWAEEYRGRALVVYGHTPLPVASFLHNTVCLDTGCVFGGELTALRYPERELVTVEAERQWYAPTRPLLSAAPGGREGRPLDLADVAGRRVVETALQGPVEVRAANAAAALETMGRSAVDPRLLVHLPPAVPPGPAARRPGYREHPDEVFAGYLADGVRRVLCEEWHPGSRAVVLVSRDDAALARRFGPAGPGAVWSRTGGALLGDEDAAALLDRLRAAAERAGLFEELATGWLLLDATLAVGPGAGPGAGPGADGPSPHRGRAAVGAAAGAALPPVLAALERAADRGLDVAAPAGRRRSGAADVRAYTEAYRRYARAEREVRGVRLTPFQVLAAEGVNLATRSREEQLARIDRLVEADRALGPGPGPVLCPTARVAVDTGDEESTAAAVAWWEQLTGAGGAPGMVVKPSEPPVRGAAGEGRRGGPVQPAVKVRGREYLRLLDGPEAPGPSQRPSDGALGLKRSLALREYALGLEALDRLAGGEPLWRVHEPVFAVLALEAEPVDPRL; from the coding sequence ATGACCGACGGCGAGACGGACCCCGGCACCCGGACCCCGCCCCCTGCCCGCACGCCCGCTCCCACCCCCGTACCGGCGGCCGCGGCGAAGGCGGCGGACACGGCCGTGACGGTGCCCGAGGCCTCCCTCGTCGTGCTGATCGGCACCAGCGGCGCGGGCAAGTCCACGTTCGCCCGCCGCCACTTCCGCCCCACCGAAGTGGTCTCCTCCGACACCTGCCGCGCCCTGGTGGCCGACGACGAGAACGACCAGTCCGCCTCCGCCGACGCCTTCGACGTCCTGCACTACATCGTCGGCAAGCGCCTCGCCGCCGGCCGGCTGACGGTGGTGGACGCCACCAACGTCCGGGCGGAGGCCCGCAAGCGGCTGGTCGCGATCGCCCGTGAGCACGACGTGCGGCCGGTGGCGATCGTGCTCGACGTGCCGCCGGGCGTCTGCGCCGAGCGCACCCGCCTCCGGCAGGACCGCGACCTGCCGGCCCAGGTGATCCCGCGCCAGCACCGCGAGCTGCGCGCGTCCCTGGCCGGGCTGGAGAAGGAGGGCTTCCGCCGGGTGCACGTCCTTCGCGGCGCGGACGAGGTGACGGCCGCCGAGGTGGTGCTGGAGAAGCGGCGCACCGACCTGCGTGACCGGCCCGGCCCGTTCGACCTGGTCGGCGACGTCCACGGCTGCCGTGCCGAGCTGGAGTCGCTGCTCTCCCGCCTGGGCTACCGGATCGTCCGCGACGGGGCGGGCCGTCCGGTGGACGCGGTGCCGCCGGACGGCCGGACGGCGGTCTTCGTCGGCGACCTGGTCGACCGCGGCCCGGACACACCGGGCGTGCTGCGGCTGGTGATGGGCATGGTGGAGGCCGGTCACGCGCTCTGCGTGTCGGGCAACCACGAGCAGAAGCTCGCCCGGGCCCTGGACGGCGAGCGGGTCAACCCCTCGCACGGCCTGCGGGAGTCCCTCGAACAGCTGGAGTCCGAGCCGGCGGGGTTCCGCGCCGGGGTTCGGGAGTTCATCCGGGGCCTGACCGACCACTACCTCCTGGACGGCGGCGCCCTGGTGGTCTGCCATGCGGGCCTGCCGGAGCGCTACCACGGCCGCTCGTCCGGCCGGGTCCGCTCGCACGCGCTGTACGGGGAGACGACCGGCGAGACCGACGAGTACGGCCTGCCGGTGCGTCACCCGTGGGCGGAGGAGTACCGGGGGCGGGCGCTGGTGGTCTACGGGCACACGCCGCTGCCGGTGGCGAGCTTCCTGCACAACACGGTCTGCCTGGACACCGGCTGCGTCTTCGGCGGGGAGCTGACCGCGCTCCGCTACCCGGAGCGCGAGCTCGTCACCGTGGAGGCGGAGCGGCAGTGGTACGCGCCGACCCGGCCGCTGCTCAGCGCCGCGCCGGGCGGGCGGGAGGGCCGGCCGCTGGACCTCGCCGACGTGGCGGGCCGCCGGGTGGTGGAGACGGCGCTTCAGGGCCCGGTCGAGGTCCGGGCGGCGAACGCTGCTGCGGCGCTGGAGACGATGGGCCGGTCGGCGGTCGACCCCCGGCTGCTGGTCCACCTGCCGCCCGCGGTGCCGCCGGGTCCGGCCGCGCGTCGGCCCGGTTACCGGGAACACCCGGACGAGGTCTTCGCGGGGTACCTCGCGGACGGGGTCCGGCGCGTCCTGTGCGAGGAGTGGCACCCGGGCTCCCGCGCGGTGGTGCTGGTCTCCCGGGACGACGCGGCGCTGGCCCGGCGGTTCGGCCCGGCGGGTCCGGGGGCGGTGTGGTCGCGGACGGGCGGGGCGCTGCTCGGCGACGAGGACGCCGCCGCCCTGTTGGACCGGCTGCGGGCGGCCGCGGAGCGGGCGGGCCTCTTCGAGGAGCTGGCCACCGGCTGGCTGCTGCTGGACGCGACCCTGGCGGTCGGACCGGGGGCCGGACCGGGGGCGGGCCCGGGCGCCGACGGGCCCTCGCCGCACCGCGGCCGGGCGGCCGTCGGCGCGGCGGCGGGGGCGGCGCTGCCGCCGGTGCTCGCCGCGCTGGAGCGGGCGGCGGACCGCGGGCTGGACGTCGCGGCGCCCGCCGGCCGTCGGCGGAGCGGAGCGGCGGACGTGCGGGCGTACACCGAGGCGTACCGCCGGTACGCGCGGGCCGAGCGGGAGGTCCGGGGGGTACGGCTGACGCCGTTCCAGGTGCTGGCAGCCGAGGGGGTGAACCTCGCGACCCGATCCCGGGAGGAGCAGCTGGCCCGGATCGACCGCCTGGTCGAGGCGGACCGCGCCCTCGGCCCCGGGCCCGGCCCGGTCCTGTGCCCGACCGCCCGGGTGGCGGTGGACACCGGGGACGAGGAGTCGACGGCGGCGGCCGTGGCCTGGTGGGAGCAGCTGACGGGGGCGGGCGGCGCGCCGGGCATGGTGGTCAAGCCGTCGGAGCCGCCGGTGCGGGGCGCGGCGGGGGAGGGCCGGCGGGGCGGGCCGGTGCAGCCGGCGGTGAAGGTCCGCGGCCGGGAGTACCTGCGGCTGCTCGACGGCCCGGAGGCCCCCGGGCCGTCGCAACGCCCGTCCGACGGGGCGCTCGGGTTGAAGCGCTCGTTGGCGCTTCGCGAGTACGCGCTCGGTCTGGAGGCGCTGGACCGGTTGGCCGGGGGCGAGCCGCTGTGGCGGGTGCACGAGCCGGTCTTCGCGGTCCTGGCGCTGGAGGCCGAGCCGGTCGACCCGCGGCTCTAG
- a CDS encoding SigE family RNA polymerase sigma factor: MIGTTRRTEQFAEFEAFAHSRGHHLFRTALLLCGDWHLAEDLTQVTLAKLFAAWAKVRRAENHDAYARSVLVRSYLSHRRLRRSAEQPALRELPEPPARHAPAGDPALRVTLLAALAELPPRDRAVLVLRYWEDRSVEETAAELGVSAGAVRSQALRALGRLRGVLGPQSSEQLAAP, encoded by the coding sequence GTGATCGGGACAACACGGCGGACCGAACAGTTCGCGGAGTTCGAGGCCTTCGCGCACAGCCGGGGACACCACCTCTTCCGCACCGCGCTCCTGCTCTGCGGCGACTGGCACCTCGCCGAGGACCTCACCCAGGTCACCCTGGCCAAGCTCTTCGCCGCCTGGGCCAAGGTCCGCCGCGCCGAGAACCACGACGCCTACGCCCGCAGCGTGCTCGTCCGCAGCTACCTCTCCCACCGGCGGCTGCGCCGCAGCGCCGAACAGCCCGCCCTCCGCGAACTGCCGGAACCACCCGCCCGCCACGCCCCCGCCGGCGACCCCGCACTGCGGGTCACCCTGCTCGCCGCACTCGCCGAACTGCCGCCCCGGGACCGGGCCGTCCTGGTGCTGCGCTACTGGGAGGACCGCAGCGTCGAGGAGACCGCCGCAGAACTCGGCGTCAGCGCCGGAGCGGTGCGCAGCCAGGCGCTGCGCGCCCTCGGGCGGCTGCGCGGCGTGCTCGGACCGCAGTCCTCGGAACAGCTCGCCGCCCCCTGA
- a CDS encoding DUF6099 family protein, with the protein MEALRLIRTSRHALAETRNVPDVLAEARQAALLTEAVGARLAESEDGELAGLGQQLSESAAHAAGCLDQSAGDASVMSAFGLGGRAGRLTELGEPGPALGELGRLLRDVGETLVVLACGADTESLYWTCIDGVDAGAECTDLVGRLLEAVGRMTGEGGPPDEGRSPEGWGVEEDGTGEEGGRGLPAPVDGRGKPLPVLRLDPPGAAGAAGAEGAAAGVPGQRTAVGLPLSEAPVGAVARVPADCSSARSAVTEASSSCICSNRLFGVTGTADPSSMGCCGAADASDQCSDMRGPLRIGGAV; encoded by the coding sequence ATGGAGGCGCTGCGACTGATCAGGACGTCCCGGCACGCGCTGGCGGAAACCAGGAACGTCCCGGACGTACTGGCCGAGGCGCGGCAGGCCGCGCTGCTCACCGAGGCGGTGGGGGCCCGGCTGGCCGAGTCCGAGGACGGTGAACTCGCCGGACTGGGGCAGCAGTTGTCCGAGTCGGCGGCCCACGCGGCAGGCTGCCTGGACCAGTCGGCGGGCGACGCCTCGGTGATGTCCGCCTTCGGGCTCGGCGGCCGGGCCGGGCGGCTCACCGAACTGGGCGAGCCGGGCCCGGCCCTGGGTGAGCTCGGCAGGCTGCTGAGGGACGTCGGGGAGACGCTCGTGGTGCTGGCCTGCGGAGCCGACACCGAGAGCCTCTACTGGACGTGCATCGACGGGGTCGACGCCGGAGCGGAGTGCACCGATCTCGTCGGCCGACTGCTGGAGGCCGTCGGGCGGATGACCGGTGAAGGCGGGCCGCCCGACGAGGGCAGGAGTCCGGAGGGGTGGGGCGTCGAGGAGGACGGCACGGGGGAGGAGGGCGGCCGCGGGCTCCCCGCGCCCGTGGACGGGCGGGGGAAGCCGTTACCGGTACTCAGGCTCGATCCGCCGGGCGCGGCAGGGGCGGCGGGAGCAGAAGGAGCGGCGGCCGGGGTGCCGGGTCAGCGGACGGCGGTCGGGCTGCCGCTCTCGGAGGCGCCGGTGGGAGCGGTGGCGCGAGTGCCGGCGGACTGCAGCTCGGCGAGGTCCGCGGTGACCGAGGCGAGCAGCTCCTGCATCTGCTCCAACAGGCTCTTCGGGGTGACGGGCACCGCCGACCCGTCGTCGATGGGGTGCTGCGGGGCGGCGGACGCCTCGGACCAGTGCTCGGACATGAGGGGACCTCTTCGGATCGGTGGTGCGGTGTGA
- a CDS encoding superoxide dismutase family protein, producing the protein MSAPLAAALLPLALLAPAVPVSATEADFDPATAFVPPTAISHAPDLVPYGSHVRVVVDRSTPGRTVLTMSLTGVAADREFPVHLHTGPCGADPAASGPHYQDAVDPVRPSTDPAYANDRNELRLALRTDGRGDGTAAAVVAWQPRAGEARSLVLHAGVPTGAEAERGADGLQAASGHDAHGRHSRHGANDRVACVKLEDL; encoded by the coding sequence ATGTCCGCTCCGCTCGCCGCCGCCCTGCTCCCGCTCGCCCTGCTGGCCCCCGCCGTACCGGTCTCCGCCACCGAGGCCGACTTCGACCCCGCCACGGCCTTCGTCCCGCCGACCGCGATCAGCCACGCGCCCGACCTGGTGCCGTACGGCTCGCACGTCCGGGTGGTGGTCGACCGCTCGACGCCGGGCCGGACGGTGCTGACCATGAGCCTGACCGGGGTGGCCGCCGACCGCGAGTTCCCCGTGCACCTGCACACCGGCCCGTGCGGGGCCGACCCCGCCGCGTCCGGCCCGCACTACCAGGACGCGGTGGACCCGGTCCGCCCGTCCACCGACCCCGCCTACGCCAACGACCGCAACGAGCTGCGGCTCGCGCTGCGCACCGACGGGCGCGGCGACGGCACCGCCGCGGCGGTGGTGGCCTGGCAGCCCAGGGCGGGCGAGGCCCGGTCACTGGTCCTGCACGCGGGCGTCCCGACCGGCGCGGAGGCAGAGCGGGGTGCGGACGGCCTGCAGGCCGCGTCCGGCCACGACGCGCACGGCCGGCACAGCCGGCACGGCGCGAACGACCGGGTCGCCTGCGTGAAGCTGGAGGACCTCTAG
- the argF gene encoding ornithine carbamoyltransferase, which produces MAFNLRNRHFLKELDFTPQEFRFLVDLAAQLKAAKYAGTEQPRLRGRNIALIFEKTSTRTRCAFEVAAHDQGATTTYLDPAGSQIGHKESIKDTARVLGRMFDGIEYRGHGQAVVEELAAHAGVPVWNGLTDEWHPTQLLADVLTVTEHTAKPLTEVALAYLGDARSNMGNSLLVTGALLGMDVRIVAPRSLWPAEDVQKAARTLAEGTGARLTLTEDVAEGVAGADFLYTDVWVSMGEPKEVWAERVALLKPYQVSMETVRATGNPAVKFLHCLPAFHDLGTVLGRQLFEETGMAELECTDELFESEHSVVFDQAENRLHTIKAVLVATLGS; this is translated from the coding sequence ATGGCGTTCAACCTCCGGAACCGGCACTTCCTCAAGGAGCTCGATTTCACGCCCCAGGAGTTCCGCTTCCTGGTGGACCTCGCCGCCCAGCTCAAGGCGGCGAAGTACGCGGGGACCGAGCAGCCCAGGCTGCGGGGCCGGAACATCGCGCTGATCTTCGAGAAGACCTCGACCCGGACCCGCTGCGCCTTCGAGGTCGCCGCCCACGACCAGGGCGCCACCACCACCTACCTGGACCCGGCGGGCTCCCAGATCGGCCACAAGGAGTCGATCAAGGACACCGCCCGGGTGCTGGGCCGGATGTTCGACGGCATCGAGTACCGCGGGCACGGCCAGGCGGTGGTCGAGGAGCTGGCGGCCCACGCCGGGGTGCCGGTCTGGAACGGCCTCACCGACGAGTGGCACCCGACCCAGCTGCTCGCCGACGTGCTGACCGTCACCGAGCACACCGCCAAGCCGCTCACCGAGGTGGCGCTCGCCTACCTCGGTGACGCCCGCTCCAACATGGGCAACTCGCTGCTGGTCACCGGTGCGCTGCTCGGCATGGACGTCCGGATCGTCGCGCCGCGCTCGCTCTGGCCGGCGGAGGACGTGCAGAAGGCCGCCCGGACGCTCGCCGAGGGCACCGGCGCCCGGCTCACCCTCACCGAGGACGTCGCCGAGGGCGTGGCCGGCGCGGACTTCCTCTACACCGACGTCTGGGTCTCGATGGGCGAGCCCAAGGAGGTCTGGGCCGAGCGCGTCGCGCTGCTCAAGCCGTACCAGGTGTCGATGGAGACGGTGCGGGCCACCGGGAACCCGGCGGTGAAGTTCCTGCACTGCCTGCCCGCCTTCCACGACCTCGGCACGGTGCTCGGCCGGCAGCTGTTCGAGGAGACCGGGATGGCGGAGCTGGAGTGCACCGACGAGCTGTTCGAGTCGGAGCACTCCGTGGTCTTCGACCAGGCGGAGAACCGCCTGCACACCATCAAGGCCGTCCTGGTCGCGACCCTCGGCTCCTGA
- a CDS encoding AAA family ATPase encodes MNRDATRPAVPAHPQQRTPEPGPPDVRRPTVEEVRLTSFKSYRRAVLPLAPLTVLHGPAGVGKSNALDALAVLSRFALGEEIADSLDGLPGATGPLATPVRGGLIGCVPHGRNAVILGCTVRSADGPVGLEIVVRTDGPVRIARERLTLDGRPLVETGEQDLRNRRVNVSWHNDTRQGDIRAPFPSGTLITAQIPLRVAGSSPGERKVLAAAEQLLTALREVFPVHPVPALMRGWARPDPHARLVGTAANISAVIARLGNECGRRYGQLLRVVQAAAPHPLLGLDLAHRGSGADRRVLAVFDEGVLGRTGADQASDGMLRHLAFAAVLLTGAGVLDLDVAAEVPWAHRQLTVLAEDLGAGLGTEQTASLLRLARDMSGRNQLRVLATLQEPAAAREALGGPGELPPGAALVECRRDPDSGHTVLRTETARVPAQAVRGAGPGSGTLSPGEASGAVGPGAGGLGVPAGEVPGGGAVDLDG; translated from the coding sequence GTGAACCGCGACGCCACCCGGCCCGCCGTGCCGGCCCACCCCCAGCAGCGCACCCCGGAGCCCGGCCCGCCGGACGTCCGGCGGCCGACCGTCGAGGAGGTCCGGCTCACCTCGTTCAAGTCCTACCGGCGCGCGGTGCTGCCCCTCGCGCCCCTCACCGTGCTGCACGGGCCCGCCGGTGTCGGCAAGTCCAACGCGCTCGACGCCCTCGCCGTGCTCTCCCGGTTCGCGCTCGGCGAGGAGATCGCCGACTCCCTCGACGGCCTGCCCGGCGCCACCGGCCCGCTCGCCACCCCCGTCCGCGGCGGCCTGATCGGCTGCGTCCCGCACGGCCGCAACGCCGTCATCCTCGGCTGCACCGTCCGTTCCGCCGACGGCCCCGTCGGACTGGAGATCGTCGTCCGCACCGACGGACCCGTCCGGATCGCCCGGGAACGGCTGACCCTCGACGGCCGGCCCCTCGTCGAGACCGGCGAACAGGACCTCCGGAACCGGCGGGTCAACGTCAGCTGGCACAACGACACCAGGCAGGGCGACATCCGCGCGCCCTTCCCCAGCGGCACCCTGATCACCGCCCAGATCCCGCTGCGCGTCGCCGGGTCCTCACCCGGCGAGCGGAAGGTCCTGGCCGCCGCCGAGCAACTCCTCACCGCGCTCCGCGAGGTCTTCCCCGTCCACCCCGTGCCCGCCCTGATGCGCGGCTGGGCCCGCCCCGACCCGCACGCCCGGCTGGTCGGCACCGCCGCCAACATCTCCGCCGTCATCGCCCGGCTCGGCAACGAATGCGGCCGCCGGTACGGCCAACTGCTGCGCGTCGTCCAGGCCGCCGCGCCGCACCCGCTGCTCGGACTCGACCTCGCGCACCGCGGCAGCGGAGCCGACCGGCGGGTGCTCGCCGTCTTCGACGAAGGCGTCCTCGGCCGCACCGGCGCCGACCAGGCCTCCGACGGCATGCTCCGCCACCTCGCCTTCGCCGCCGTGCTGCTCACCGGCGCCGGGGTGCTCGACCTCGACGTGGCCGCGGAGGTGCCGTGGGCGCACCGGCAGCTCACCGTGCTCGCCGAGGACCTCGGCGCCGGGCTCGGCACCGAGCAGACCGCCTCGCTGCTCCGGCTCGCCCGGGACATGTCCGGCCGCAACCAGCTGCGGGTGCTCGCCACCCTCCAGGAGCCGGCCGCCGCCCGGGAGGCGCTCGGCGGGCCCGGCGAACTGCCGCCCGGGGCCGCGCTGGTGGAGTGCCGGCGGGACCCGGACTCCGGGCACACCGTGCTGCGCACCGAGACGGCCCGGGTGCCGGCCCAGGCGGTGCGGGGCGCGGGGCCGGGCTCCGGGACGCTCTCCCCGGGAGAGGCGTCCGGGGCGGTCGGGCCGGGCGCGGGTGGCCTCGGGGTGCCCGCCGGCGAGGTGCCGGGCGGCGGTGCGGTAGACCTGGACGGATGA
- a CDS encoding type II toxin-antitoxin system VapC family toxin — translation MIVVDASALVLALADEGERGTAARAELAADGDWVAPEHVVIEVMQSLRGLYLARELTAERVGRLAAELPGLAIRKVPVGPLLGRIWELKDNLTPDDAAYVAVAEQYGVPLVTADLRLMRASGPRCEIRGIRRPDPAAG, via the coding sequence ATGATCGTGGTGGACGCGTCCGCACTGGTGCTCGCACTGGCCGACGAGGGCGAGCGCGGAACCGCCGCCCGGGCCGAACTGGCCGCGGACGGCGACTGGGTGGCACCCGAACACGTCGTCATCGAGGTCATGCAGTCGCTGCGCGGCCTCTACCTGGCCCGGGAGCTCACCGCCGAGCGGGTGGGGCGACTCGCCGCCGAACTGCCCGGCCTCGCGATCCGCAAGGTGCCGGTCGGACCCCTGCTCGGCCGGATCTGGGAACTCAAGGACAACCTCACACCGGACGACGCCGCGTACGTGGCGGTGGCCGAGCAGTACGGGGTGCCGCTGGTCACGGCGGACCTGCGGCTGATGCGGGCCAGCGGGCCGCGGTGCGAGATCCGGGGGATCCGGCGCCCGGACCCGGCCGCCGGGTAG
- a CDS encoding 3' terminal RNA ribose 2'-O-methyltransferase Hen1, producing the protein MSISTTGTAGSPATDLARLLHRPPDEVRRAATAYGEAHVFFPEADDERCTAVLLLEGGTADPARRGRGGGRTAARPGAVAGEADDDRGYAVSSRFAAALRIVFRAAMEDSGADGRTLPLRIELPAVRVDGGSGADGGAVGSGGAALARRLFEPLGWRVEAAAIPLDEEFPEWGESPFVRLGLEASAVRPADALWQLAVLLPVLDGATDGPVVPEGVEKLLADGGGWPAGHPERELIARRLARRDPVGPDGGPECVGEPADEPVAAVLAALREVRADRVVHLGCGRGGLLAALLAEGRFTELLGVDTSLRALSDAADRLGLDRTPEPAPEWAATGHTAGRTTRRTTRVRLVQGAPMYADARLKGFDAAVLDAGPLLRADPVRRQALEHTVFGAVRPAAVVVTARTGGPGLRSWAERAATAHGYTVTVTGPAGPALFRRGTPTPGGGEPR; encoded by the coding sequence ATGTCGATCTCCACCACCGGCACCGCCGGAAGCCCGGCCACCGACCTGGCGCGCCTGCTGCACCGGCCGCCGGACGAGGTCCGGCGGGCCGCGACCGCGTACGGCGAGGCGCACGTCTTCTTCCCGGAGGCCGACGACGAGCGCTGCACGGCCGTCCTGCTGCTGGAGGGCGGTACGGCGGATCCTGCCCGCAGGGGGCGGGGCGGCGGCCGGACCGCCGCCCGGCCCGGCGCGGTGGCGGGGGAGGCCGACGACGACCGCGGCTACGCGGTGTCCTCACGGTTCGCGGCGGCGCTGCGGATCGTCTTCCGGGCGGCGATGGAGGACTCGGGGGCCGACGGCCGGACGCTTCCGCTGCGGATCGAGCTGCCCGCCGTCCGCGTGGACGGCGGGAGCGGCGCCGACGGCGGTGCGGTCGGGAGCGGCGGTGCGGCCCTGGCGCGGCGTCTGTTCGAGCCGCTGGGCTGGCGGGTCGAGGCGGCGGCGATCCCGCTGGACGAGGAGTTCCCGGAGTGGGGCGAGTCGCCGTTCGTGCGGCTCGGGCTGGAGGCCTCGGCCGTCCGCCCGGCGGACGCGCTCTGGCAGCTGGCCGTGCTGCTGCCCGTCCTGGACGGTGCCACGGACGGCCCGGTCGTGCCGGAGGGGGTCGAGAAGCTGCTCGCCGACGGCGGGGGCTGGCCGGCGGGGCACCCCGAGCGCGAGCTGATCGCCCGTCGGCTGGCCCGCCGCGACCCGGTCGGCCCCGACGGCGGCCCCGAGTGCGTCGGCGAGCCTGCCGACGAGCCCGTGGCGGCGGTCCTGGCCGCGCTGCGCGAGGTCCGGGCCGACCGTGTGGTGCACCTCGGCTGCGGCCGGGGCGGGCTGCTCGCCGCGCTGCTGGCGGAGGGCCGGTTCACCGAGCTGCTGGGCGTGGACACCTCGCTGCGGGCGCTGTCCGATGCCGCGGACCGCCTCGGCCTGGACCGTACGCCGGAACCGGCGCCGGAGTGGGCGGCCACCGGGCACACGGCCGGGCGGACGACCCGGCGGACGACCCGGGTCAGGCTGGTGCAGGGCGCGCCGATGTACGCGGACGCCCGGCTGAAGGGCTTCGACGCGGCGGTGCTCGACGCCGGCCCGCTCCTGCGGGCGGATCCGGTCCGGCGGCAGGCCCTGGAGCACACGGTGTTCGGAGCGGTGCGTCCGGCGGCGGTCGTCGTCACGGCGCGGACCGGCGGTCCCGGCCTCCGCAGCTGGGCGGAACGGGCGGCGACCGCGCACGGCTACACCGTCACGGTGACCGGACCGGCCGGACCGGCCCTCTTCAGACGCGGTACCCCGACCCCCGGTGGAGGCGAACCCCGATGA